The Pseudomonadota bacterium genome has a window encoding:
- the tagF gene encoding type VI secretion system-associated protein TagF — protein MPGVDVNQATKSHAAIYGKLPSHGDFLNLGMPRSFRDSWDRWCQNAISCSQQQLGTQWLRYYLVSPVWRFVFTAGGCGEQACTGIMIPSVDRVGRYFPLVLVEPLSSDFNPVALLREEAQSWYEAAENFLLAALEQDFTTEDLRARLSGLGAVSDRVRPHSAKPGTGVGQPHRQWGVALEPGGALEPGVMELFGALLTRQYRSSSLWWTKGSVSVPPVLMVSEALPSPGGYAAMLDGRWARWGWDVPKSVTWLESGGSPDTRDPARDLPRPGEGAATHLNQLMGGEDDTEPNFLKPARLAELATAQPSPARAEDRMRSRPWNSSAMTDRGKKRAINEDAYLDMPEKGIWVVADGMGGHRDGALASRTVVDALADVPTQQHLSEYVDALESRLRLANQTLVELRQSEQDIIGSTVAILVTHEYAALCLWAGDSRIYRLREGTLDRLTRDHTELAELLATGLVSEEDAESHPASHVLTRAVGAADELIVDMDVFDLMPKDRYLLCSDGLTKDLTDAEIASIMASPDSPDQWADQLVRLSLEREARDNITVIGVEVQ, from the coding sequence GTGCCCGGGGTCGATGTGAACCAAGCGACGAAGAGCCATGCGGCTATTTATGGGAAGTTACCGAGCCACGGTGATTTCTTGAACCTCGGTATGCCGCGCAGTTTCCGGGACAGCTGGGACCGTTGGTGTCAGAACGCGATTTCCTGCAGTCAGCAGCAGCTCGGCACCCAATGGCTGCGTTATTATCTAGTAAGCCCGGTCTGGCGATTCGTATTCACTGCCGGGGGCTGCGGCGAGCAAGCCTGCACCGGCATCATGATTCCCAGCGTGGACCGGGTGGGGCGCTATTTCCCCTTGGTCCTGGTCGAGCCGTTGTCCTCTGATTTCAATCCGGTTGCCTTGCTGAGAGAAGAAGCCCAGTCGTGGTACGAAGCGGCCGAGAACTTCCTTCTGGCAGCCTTGGAACAAGATTTCACCACGGAAGATCTCCGGGCGCGATTGTCCGGACTCGGTGCCGTCAGTGACCGGGTTCGTCCGCATTCGGCCAAGCCGGGTACCGGAGTCGGCCAGCCTCACCGGCAATGGGGCGTGGCGTTAGAGCCGGGCGGGGCGCTGGAGCCGGGGGTGATGGAGTTATTCGGCGCGTTGCTGACTCGGCAGTATCGGTCCAGCAGCCTCTGGTGGACCAAAGGCTCGGTTTCCGTGCCCCCTGTTCTGATGGTGAGTGAGGCGCTTCCGAGCCCAGGTGGCTATGCCGCCATGCTCGACGGACGTTGGGCCCGCTGGGGTTGGGATGTGCCCAAGTCCGTGACTTGGTTGGAGTCGGGTGGTTCACCCGACACGCGAGACCCGGCCCGAGATTTACCGCGGCCCGGTGAAGGGGCCGCAACGCACTTGAATCAACTAATGGGCGGAGAGGACGACACCGAACCTAATTTTCTCAAGCCTGCCCGCCTTGCCGAGCTCGCAACCGCGCAACCCTCACCTGCCCGCGCTGAAGACCGAATGCGCTCCCGGCCATGGAATTCCTCGGCGATGACCGACCGAGGCAAAAAACGAGCCATCAACGAAGACGCCTATTTGGACATGCCGGAAAAAGGTATCTGGGTGGTGGCCGATGGCATGGGGGGGCATCGGGACGGGGCACTGGCCAGTCGTACCGTGGTTGACGCCCTCGCCGATGTACCGACACAACAGCATTTGTCAGAGTATGTGGATGCACTGGAAAGTCGGCTTCGGTTGGCAAATCAGACCCTGGTCGAGTTGCGTCAGTCCGAGCAAGACATCATTGGCAGTACGGTGGCGATACTGGTGACGCACGAGTACGCGGCTCTGTGCCTGTGGGCCGGAGACAGCCGCATTTACCGGCTGCGCGAGGGGACGCTGGATCGGCTCACCCGGGATCACACGGAGTTGGCGGAATTGCTGGCGACCGGTTTGGTTTCCGAAGAAGATGCCGAAAGCCATCCCGCATCCCATGTGTTGACCCGGGCCGTCGGTGCGGCCGATGAGCTCATTGTCGACATGGATGTATTCGATCTCATGCCCAAGGACCGTTATTTATTGTGTTCCGACGGCCTGACCAAGGATCTGACGGATGCCGAAATCGCATCGATCATGGCGTCTCCGGACAGTCCGGACCAGTGGGCCGACCAGCTCGTTCGTTTAAGCTTGGAGCGGGAAGCCCGGGATAACATCACCGTCATCGGTGTTGAAGTGCAATGA
- the tssB gene encoding type VI secretion system contractile sheath small subunit, which produces MSKDRSIAPKERINITYTPASGGGKEEVELPLKMMVLGDFVGRPDERPVEERAPVNINQSNFNDVMREMDLSFNTTVPNTLVDDEDAHLDVNLRFEGIRDFGPEEVARQVPELRKLLELREALVALKGPLGNVPAFRKMIQSILEDDDARQRLLDELGVAKHESE; this is translated from the coding sequence ATGTCGAAAGATCGCAGTATTGCGCCGAAGGAACGGATCAATATCACCTATACACCGGCCAGTGGTGGTGGTAAGGAAGAAGTCGAACTGCCGCTCAAAATGATGGTTCTGGGCGACTTCGTGGGTCGACCGGACGAGCGTCCTGTGGAGGAGCGCGCGCCGGTGAACATTAATCAGTCCAATTTCAACGATGTGATGCGTGAAATGGATTTGTCCTTTAACACGACAGTGCCCAATACGCTGGTCGACGACGAAGACGCTCATTTGGACGTCAACCTTCGGTTCGAAGGCATCCGGGATTTCGGTCCGGAGGAGGTCGCCCGGCAGGTCCCGGAGCTGCGCAAGCTGCTGGAGCTGCGGGAAGCTTTGGTGGCGCTGAAGGGGCCGCTGGGTAATGTTCCGGCGTTTCGGAAAATGATCCAGTCAATCCTGGAAGACGACGATGCGCGCCAACGTTTGCTCGACGAACTCGGTGTCGCCAAGCACGAAAGCGAATAA
- the tssC gene encoding type VI secretion system contractile sheath large subunit has product MSENKSNPEAAAQGAVESTDAPLLEQIMAQTRLKPADEGYDIAKKGVEVFISELLSERTQGEQRANKAAVDALIAEIDDKLSAQLDEILHQPKFQELESAWRGLKLLVDRTDFRENNRIELLNASKEDLLEDFEDSPEISQSGLYKLIYGRGYGQFGGEPVAATIGNYSFTPNAPDMKLLQDLASVGAMSHAPFIGAAAPEFFGVESFEELPNLKDLAAHFEGPKYAKWRSFRESEDSRYVGLTLPRFLLRTPYDPDENPVRAFQYRENVHHSHDAYLWGNTSFAFATRLTESFAKYRWCPNIIGPQSGGAVEDLPLHHFESMGQLETKIPTEILVSDRREYELAEEGFIALTMRKDSDNAAFFSANSVQKPKLFGNSPEAKEQETNYRLGTRLPYIFIISRLAHYIKVLQREQIGGWKDRGDLERELNKWIRQYVADQENPNADVRSRRPLRAAKVAVEDVEGNPGWYRVAVSVRPHFKYMGASFDLSLVGRLDQSEPK; this is encoded by the coding sequence ATGAGCGAAAACAAATCCAATCCAGAAGCGGCAGCTCAGGGAGCGGTCGAAAGCACGGACGCGCCGCTGCTTGAACAGATCATGGCCCAGACGCGCCTCAAGCCGGCGGATGAAGGCTACGATATCGCCAAGAAGGGTGTCGAAGTCTTTATCAGCGAGCTGTTGTCCGAACGCACCCAGGGAGAGCAGCGGGCGAACAAGGCCGCGGTCGATGCTTTGATTGCTGAAATCGACGATAAACTGAGCGCACAACTCGACGAAATCCTTCATCAGCCTAAATTTCAGGAGCTGGAGTCCGCCTGGAGAGGCCTGAAGCTACTGGTGGATCGAACCGATTTTCGCGAAAACAATCGCATCGAGTTGCTCAACGCGTCCAAAGAAGATTTGCTGGAAGACTTCGAAGATTCCCCTGAGATCTCTCAATCCGGGCTCTATAAATTGATCTACGGTCGCGGCTACGGTCAGTTCGGGGGTGAACCGGTTGCCGCGACCATCGGTAACTACAGCTTCACGCCGAACGCGCCGGATATGAAGCTGTTGCAGGATTTGGCATCAGTGGGCGCCATGTCTCACGCGCCTTTTATCGGAGCGGCGGCGCCTGAGTTTTTTGGCGTTGAGAGTTTTGAAGAGCTGCCGAATCTCAAGGATCTCGCAGCGCATTTTGAAGGGCCGAAATACGCCAAGTGGCGTTCGTTCCGTGAATCCGAAGACTCGCGATATGTGGGGTTGACCTTACCGCGTTTCCTGCTCCGAACCCCATACGATCCCGATGAGAATCCGGTTCGAGCTTTTCAGTACCGCGAGAACGTGCACCACAGTCACGATGCTTACCTCTGGGGTAATACCTCGTTCGCATTTGCCACCCGTTTGACGGAAAGCTTCGCAAAATATCGCTGGTGCCCCAATATCATCGGTCCCCAAAGTGGGGGGGCGGTGGAAGACCTTCCGCTCCATCACTTCGAGTCCATGGGACAGCTCGAAACTAAGATTCCCACCGAAATTCTGGTTTCGGACCGGCGGGAATACGAGCTGGCCGAGGAGGGCTTTATTGCTCTGACCATGCGCAAGGACAGCGACAACGCTGCGTTCTTTTCCGCCAACTCCGTTCAAAAGCCCAAATTGTTTGGCAACTCGCCCGAAGCGAAAGAACAGGAAACCAACTACCGTCTGGGAACCCGGCTTCCCTATATATTCATAATCAGTCGGTTAGCGCACTATATTAAAGTGCTCCAGCGCGAGCAGATCGGTGGCTGGAAAGATCGGGGAGACCTGGAGCGAGAGCTCAACAAGTGGATTCGCCAGTATGTGGCGGATCAAGAGAATCCCAACGCCGATGTGCGAAGCCGGCGACCGCTGCGTGCGGCGAAGGTGGCCGTGGAAGATGTCGAGGGCAATCCCGGCTGGTATCGGGTGGCCGTTTCCGTCCGTCCTCACTTCAAGTACATGGGGGCGAGCTTCGATCTATCCCTGGTCGGTCGTTTGGATCAAAGCGAACCGAAATAA
- the tssA gene encoding type VI secretion system protein TssA, whose protein sequence is MGDSVVVRQEDQISQLLELGSIPVSAHSPAGENVKYDSEFEQISTEIAKLESLQGGSVDWALVADLSQTILREKSKDLLVACYLAQGLFKEQGYAGLVDGLGLITTLMENFWPSLWPPVQRMRARAAALSWLDKVATAEVERRDGSGGQPQAVDDALQALSTIEDFLAAQTEPLEFPLGTLRRALGLVKKEAVAGDNARAARPVSDPTDADVAPTTSPGRRSVTPAVSGVVSDLPSQVDTHSPRALRKALLQMSDALRAEDPSDSIAYRLLQNAIWREVCDYPPHDSNGVTTMRPVALDRRQQYQQLLTAQGHRDLIDPITSSLGGCPFWLDGHRMLAEALRGLGYHAAAKAVAEGVDELLSRLPKLSELKFHDGSPFVEEATRNLLNTAQLSTARSSQAGPAATGAPGTLADAALEPAIAKAREVLAAGGMAEAINALQAERPAMTSERQKYAWDLAEARLCLDAGRADVAVLMLESLEERITTHGLERWEPETVIDTCWSLLDAYKRLGRGWMTENVDRTGRFDALCRRLCRLDPQAAVVLAEMKLN, encoded by the coding sequence ATGGGAGACTCGGTGGTCGTCCGACAAGAAGATCAAATAAGCCAGCTGCTGGAATTGGGTTCTATCCCCGTGTCGGCGCACTCGCCGGCCGGTGAGAACGTCAAGTACGACAGTGAGTTCGAACAAATCAGTACTGAAATTGCCAAGCTCGAATCATTGCAAGGTGGCTCGGTGGACTGGGCGCTGGTGGCTGATCTGTCGCAAACCATACTCAGAGAGAAGTCCAAGGATTTGCTGGTGGCGTGTTATCTCGCCCAGGGGCTGTTCAAAGAACAAGGCTACGCCGGTTTGGTCGACGGTCTGGGATTGATCACCACCCTGATGGAGAATTTTTGGCCGTCGTTGTGGCCGCCGGTGCAGCGGATGCGAGCCCGTGCCGCGGCGCTATCCTGGCTGGACAAAGTGGCGACGGCGGAAGTGGAAAGACGGGACGGATCCGGCGGACAGCCTCAGGCGGTGGATGATGCCTTACAAGCCTTGAGCACCATCGAAGACTTTTTGGCCGCCCAGACAGAGCCACTGGAGTTCCCGCTCGGCACGCTGCGACGCGCACTGGGCTTGGTCAAAAAAGAAGCCGTGGCCGGTGATAATGCGCGGGCGGCCAGACCGGTGAGTGACCCCACCGACGCGGACGTGGCCCCTACGACATCCCCCGGAAGGCGATCAGTCACGCCCGCGGTTTCCGGTGTGGTATCCGATCTACCTTCTCAAGTCGATACGCACTCACCCAGAGCGTTGAGAAAAGCCTTGCTGCAAATGTCGGATGCATTGAGAGCCGAGGATCCTTCCGATTCGATCGCCTATCGTCTTTTGCAGAACGCCATCTGGCGGGAGGTTTGCGATTATCCGCCGCACGATAGCAACGGTGTGACCACCATGCGCCCGGTTGCGCTTGATAGACGGCAGCAATACCAGCAACTGTTGACGGCGCAAGGCCATCGCGACCTCATCGACCCCATTACGTCCAGCCTGGGTGGTTGTCCGTTCTGGCTTGACGGACATCGCATGCTCGCCGAAGCGCTTCGTGGATTAGGCTATCACGCGGCGGCCAAGGCGGTTGCCGAAGGGGTCGATGAGCTGTTATCCCGACTTCCCAAGCTGAGCGAGTTGAAATTCCACGATGGGTCGCCGTTCGTTGAGGAGGCCACCCGCAACTTGCTCAATACCGCGCAACTGTCCACTGCACGGTCGTCTCAGGCCGGCCCTGCAGCGACCGGCGCACCGGGCACCTTAGCCGACGCGGCGCTGGAGCCGGCGATTGCCAAAGCCCGGGAGGTGTTGGCTGCCGGCGGCATGGCCGAGGCCATCAATGCGCTGCAGGCCGAACGACCTGCCATGACATCCGAACGGCAGAAATACGCTTGGGATTTGGCCGAAGCGCGTTTATGTTTGGACGCAGGTCGGGCCGACGTGGCGGTATTGATGCTCGAGTCTTTGGAAGAGCGCATCACGACCCACGGGCTGGAAAGGTGGGAACCGGAAACGGTGATCGATACCTGTTGGAGCCTTCTCGATGCCTATAAACGGCTCGGGCGGGGATGGATGACGGAAAACGTAGATCGCACAGGGCGGTTCGATGCGCTTTGCCGGCGGTTGTGCCGTTTGGATCCGCAAGCGGCCGTTGTGCTGGCAGAGATGAAACTGAATTAA
- the tssM gene encoding type VI secretion system membrane subunit TssM, whose product MNLGFLYRIRSIYQRANRLAGGRPWAVSLIGVVAIAVLIWFGAPYIKISGNAIFGGVGFRLSAIAVVFLIWGAVQLWRFVKARQSNAALADGMVSAGEAGTAGAHEDVDAMDQRMTEALELLKRTSGSSFGGQYLYELPWYVVIGPPGSGKTTALENSGLKFPLSDKFGSAAIQGVGGTRNCDWWFGEDAVFLDTAGRYTTQDSHEASDSAAWRGFLQLLRRNRPRRPINGVVVTLSLFDLVTQSEHERGLHARAVRSRIEELREQLGVRVPVYMLFTKVDLIAGFTEFFDNLGREERDQLWGLTFPWGSREDRIAPLERFGVEFGALVRRLNERVLWRFRNERDVARRALVYGFPQRFEGLQPILEQFLQQAFGAHRFETAPLLRGVYFCSGEQKGQPIDKLDSAVEGSFGLAATEASQVAVDQKHSFFLRRFFQDVLISEAELVGVNVGVEKARIWSQRAVAAIGLVAIIAGIVAWTTSYSTNQARLQEMAAGLAAFEQARAELGPQPYDMHEVGPMLDTLRNAVTVFDPERATWKMGFGLYLGDEFYDDGIDAYGSVLRRYFLPGLSDQFAHQLRTGPKEPEFQLEALRAYLMLALPERLDPRFVQAWAVSLWKQAYPQEPAFQARLRDHLAVMFEHTPLITPVDDGLVAQARELASQVPMSVIAYLRLKSEAEQVLGNPLDLAAIAGDQWDQLFVSAAAEQAPVTVHRVFTRPGLETFYVERDRAIARAAVEDNWVLGPRAAKSYDDDAIERLARQMEDLYIREYVKTWQDVLGALKVRPPQGLNDLASSLALAHGPKSPLVKTLDTVRANTVFEHADTNGKQQENALGNARDMASAASADWLAAQPAIDTAFVELSFSTLNAVTSSIDTGVPRTQDLVQAIGALYAEIQLISQSPEPNRDALKLVAREMRADAKSASAQLRQIAGRSPNPVSSWLLALNNNALGSSLGAAREELNAVWRGTVYADCRATLAKRYPFYRSSSDQVTVGDFENFFGPGKALDRFVSEHLSPFVNTRRWSWRNIDGMAISDSSGFLVQLRRAAQLRDSFFRGGASFNVPFELKPSYLDERVGRLDVNIGGQSLTYRHGPQRPSSFVWPAKGAGSTAELSMETLSGRRFRIYEDGPWAFFKLLERGDLKRLSSDRYRIRFEQSGYQADLELRAASAVNPFGRSDMFRFRCPGSM is encoded by the coding sequence TCGGTGCGCCCTATATCAAAATATCCGGTAACGCCATTTTCGGCGGTGTGGGTTTCCGCCTTTCCGCCATCGCGGTGGTCTTTCTCATTTGGGGTGCGGTGCAGCTTTGGCGTTTTGTGAAAGCACGCCAGTCCAACGCCGCCCTCGCCGATGGCATGGTTTCCGCCGGGGAGGCCGGAACGGCTGGCGCGCACGAAGACGTCGACGCGATGGATCAGCGCATGACTGAAGCGCTGGAGCTGCTCAAAAGGACCAGCGGATCAAGCTTCGGCGGTCAGTATTTATATGAGCTGCCGTGGTATGTGGTGATCGGGCCGCCCGGGTCCGGAAAAACCACCGCTCTTGAAAACTCCGGTCTCAAGTTTCCCTTGTCGGACAAGTTCGGTAGCGCGGCGATACAAGGTGTCGGCGGCACCCGAAATTGCGATTGGTGGTTCGGCGAAGACGCCGTATTTCTCGATACCGCGGGTCGTTACACCACGCAGGACAGCCACGAAGCGAGTGACAGCGCGGCTTGGCGTGGGTTTCTTCAACTGCTTCGTCGCAATCGACCCCGACGTCCGATAAACGGGGTTGTGGTCACCTTAAGTTTGTTTGATCTGGTGACGCAATCCGAGCACGAGCGGGGGCTGCATGCGCGCGCGGTAAGAAGCCGCATCGAGGAGCTGCGGGAGCAGCTTGGCGTCCGCGTGCCGGTTTATATGCTCTTCACTAAGGTCGATTTAATCGCCGGTTTCACCGAGTTTTTCGACAACCTCGGCCGGGAAGAACGCGATCAGTTGTGGGGTTTGACCTTCCCTTGGGGTAGCCGGGAGGATCGCATCGCGCCGCTGGAGCGTTTCGGCGTTGAGTTCGGTGCCCTGGTCCGTCGTCTCAACGAGCGAGTCTTGTGGCGATTCCGCAACGAGCGCGACGTGGCGCGTCGCGCCTTGGTTTATGGATTTCCCCAGCGGTTTGAGGGGCTTCAACCGATCCTTGAGCAATTTTTGCAGCAAGCTTTCGGGGCCCATCGTTTCGAAACCGCACCCTTGTTGCGGGGCGTGTATTTTTGTTCCGGCGAACAGAAAGGCCAGCCCATCGACAAACTGGACAGCGCCGTGGAGGGTTCGTTCGGACTGGCGGCTACCGAAGCTTCACAAGTCGCCGTCGATCAAAAGCACAGCTTTTTCTTGCGCCGCTTCTTCCAGGATGTACTGATATCGGAAGCTGAATTGGTCGGTGTCAATGTCGGTGTGGAGAAAGCGAGAATCTGGTCGCAGCGTGCTGTAGCGGCGATCGGACTGGTCGCGATTATTGCGGGCATTGTGGCTTGGACGACAAGTTACAGCACGAATCAGGCGCGGCTGCAGGAAATGGCGGCCGGACTGGCGGCCTTCGAACAAGCGCGCGCCGAGTTGGGGCCGCAACCGTATGACATGCACGAGGTGGGACCCATGCTGGATACCTTGCGCAACGCGGTCACGGTTTTCGATCCCGAGCGCGCCACCTGGAAGATGGGTTTCGGTCTTTATTTGGGCGACGAGTTCTACGACGATGGCATCGATGCCTATGGTTCGGTGTTGCGTCGCTATTTTCTGCCGGGCCTTAGCGATCAGTTTGCCCATCAGTTGCGAACCGGGCCGAAGGAACCGGAGTTTCAACTGGAGGCGCTGCGCGCTTATCTGATGCTGGCATTGCCCGAACGCTTGGATCCGCGTTTCGTCCAGGCATGGGCGGTGAGTTTATGGAAACAGGCCTATCCCCAAGAGCCCGCATTTCAGGCCCGGTTACGTGATCATCTGGCCGTCATGTTCGAACACACGCCCTTAATCACTCCTGTGGATGACGGTCTGGTCGCCCAGGCGCGCGAGTTAGCGTCCCAGGTTCCGATGTCGGTGATTGCCTATTTGCGACTCAAGTCGGAAGCGGAGCAAGTTCTCGGCAATCCATTAGATTTGGCGGCCATTGCCGGAGACCAATGGGACCAGCTGTTCGTTTCAGCCGCGGCTGAACAAGCGCCGGTGACGGTGCACCGGGTGTTCACACGTCCGGGGCTGGAAACCTTCTATGTGGAGCGCGATCGGGCCATTGCCCGAGCGGCTGTGGAGGACAACTGGGTGCTCGGTCCGCGGGCGGCAAAATCCTACGATGACGATGCCATCGAACGTCTTGCCCGACAGATGGAGGACTTGTACATCCGGGAATACGTGAAAACCTGGCAAGACGTCTTGGGCGCGCTCAAAGTCCGTCCGCCGCAAGGGCTGAATGACCTGGCGAGCAGTCTCGCGCTGGCCCATGGCCCCAAATCGCCGCTCGTTAAAACCCTCGACACGGTGCGGGCAAATACCGTTTTCGAGCATGCCGACACGAACGGGAAACAACAAGAGAACGCGCTGGGCAATGCCCGGGACATGGCGAGCGCCGCCTCGGCCGATTGGCTTGCCGCTCAGCCGGCCATCGATACGGCGTTTGTGGAACTCAGTTTTTCGACATTGAATGCTGTGACGTCGAGCATCGATACCGGCGTTCCAAGAACGCAGGATTTGGTTCAGGCGATCGGCGCGCTCTATGCCGAAATCCAACTGATCAGTCAGTCTCCGGAACCGAATCGCGACGCGCTCAAATTGGTCGCTCGAGAAATGCGGGCGGATGCCAAGTCCGCTTCGGCTCAACTGAGACAAATCGCCGGTCGGTCACCGAACCCTGTTTCGTCCTGGCTGTTGGCGTTAAACAACAATGCGCTCGGATCGTCATTGGGCGCGGCACGCGAGGAACTCAATGCCGTGTGGCGGGGGACGGTTTACGCCGACTGCCGGGCCACCCTGGCCAAACGGTATCCGTTTTATCGCTCCAGTTCGGATCAAGTCACCGTTGGTGATTTCGAAAACTTTTTCGGTCCCGGCAAGGCACTCGATCGCTTTGTATCGGAACATTTGTCGCCATTCGTCAACACGCGTCGCTGGTCATGGCGAAACATCGATGGAATGGCGATTTCCGATTCCAGTGGTTTTCTCGTTCAGCTTCGTCGCGCCGCACAACTTCGCGACAGCTTCTTTCGGGGTGGGGCCTCCTTTAATGTCCCGTTCGAACTCAAACCTTCTTACCTCGATGAGCGGGTGGGCCGGCTGGATGTGAACATTGGTGGGCAGTCGTTGACCTACCGACATGGACCTCAGCGTCCTTCTTCGTTCGTGTGGCCGGCCAAAGGGGCCGGTAGCACGGCCGAGCTCAGCATGGAAACGCTCTCGGGTCGCCGTTTTCGAATCTATGAAGATGGGCCCTGGGCGTTCTTCAAGTTACTGGAGCGAGGCGATCTGAAACGTTTGTCGAGTGATCGATACCGAATTCGTTTCGAGCAATCCGGTTACCAGGCAGACCTGGAATTGCGTGCGGCCAGCGCCGTGAATCCTTTTGGGCGTTCAGATATGTTCCGTTTTCGGTGCCCGGGGTCGATGTGA
- a CDS encoding serine/threonine-protein kinase, which yields MLTSRLEEWRQGQIPLDDLIAHIQAETAVEVGERDAKLTELLAFHKQHALPKPVYQALVSALLRRSSENEQVVDRTEISQVDSTKGQHMDDPHPDNTGSSTTVTQRPGGQSGPVKPASAASRPLGSGHVIKDRFELGRELGRGGMGVVYLALDRRRQEAGFPNPYVALKVLNEDYRYVPEAILALQREAMWGQALAHENILRVYDFDRDGGLVFMTMELVEGRTLKSVIREPGFTGLPWEHALPIIAGMAGALALAHRKGVIHADFKPSNVLLTPDGTAKLFDFGVARVLDHYSADSDNDGSFLSAFTPAYASLEMLEGQSADVRDDVYGLGCVVFELITGRHPYARKSAREATEQGLKPLPSSKLGPGRREVIERAVALQRDDRISDVEGFLEALLSSSRGLLSRLPLLGDRP from the coding sequence ATGCTGACTTCCAGGCTGGAAGAATGGCGTCAGGGCCAGATTCCGCTTGATGATCTCATCGCCCATATTCAGGCGGAAACGGCGGTGGAAGTGGGTGAACGGGATGCCAAACTGACCGAGCTGCTGGCGTTCCACAAACAGCACGCCTTACCCAAGCCTGTTTATCAGGCGCTCGTGTCCGCCTTACTGCGGCGGTCTTCGGAAAACGAGCAGGTGGTCGATAGAACGGAGATTAGCCAGGTTGACTCGACAAAAGGGCAACACATGGATGATCCCCATCCGGACAACACGGGGTCTTCGACCACTGTCACCCAGCGACCGGGCGGTCAGTCCGGGCCTGTCAAGCCGGCGTCGGCGGCGTCGAGGCCGCTGGGTTCCGGCCATGTAATTAAGGATCGATTCGAGCTGGGCAGAGAGCTCGGGCGTGGTGGCATGGGCGTGGTATACCTCGCGCTGGATCGCCGCAGACAAGAGGCCGGATTTCCGAATCCGTACGTGGCACTCAAAGTGCTCAACGAAGACTATCGTTATGTTCCTGAAGCCATATTAGCGCTCCAACGCGAGGCCATGTGGGGTCAGGCCTTGGCGCACGAGAATATCCTGCGGGTCTATGATTTCGATCGAGACGGCGGCCTGGTGTTCATGACCATGGAGCTGGTTGAGGGGCGGACCCTCAAGTCCGTGATTCGCGAGCCCGGGTTCACCGGCCTGCCCTGGGAGCATGCGCTGCCAATTATCGCCGGCATGGCCGGGGCGCTGGCGCTGGCCCATCGCAAAGGGGTGATTCATGCTGACTTCAAACCCAGTAACGTGTTGCTGACGCCTGACGGAACCGCCAAGTTGTTCGATTTCGGTGTGGCACGCGTGCTCGATCATTATTCCGCCGACAGTGACAACGACGGCTCGTTTTTGTCGGCCTTCACGCCCGCCTACGCCAGCCTGGAGATGCTGGAAGGTCAGTCGGCCGATGTGCGTGATGATGTCTATGGTTTGGGATGCGTGGTTTTCGAACTGATCACCGGTCGCCATCCGTATGCCCGAAAAAGTGCGCGGGAAGCGACCGAACAGGGCCTCAAACCGCTACCTTCCTCGAAATTGGGTCCCGGCCGGCGGGAGGTGATCGAGCGCGCGGTGGCCCTGCAGAGGGATGACCGGATTTCCGACGTCGAGGGGTTTCTCGAGGCGTTGTTGTCGTCCTCGCGTGGACTATTGTCTCGATTGCCTTTGCTGGGCGATCGCCCATGA
- the tssE gene encoding type VI secretion system baseplate subunit TssE, which translates to MAFEHGLLERLATGSAGSERSLDLDAEKTARSVALHLNDLLNTRQGSVAALPEYGLPDFNDLVFLFPNAIARISRSIRESIERFEPRLEAVRVEHCADPSDPLRLKFTIRAQLAGCHDPVVFSTVLDGSGHVVIRS; encoded by the coding sequence ATGGCTTTCGAGCACGGTTTACTCGAGCGGCTTGCAACGGGTTCAGCGGGCAGTGAGCGCTCATTGGACCTCGACGCGGAAAAGACCGCTCGATCGGTGGCACTACATTTGAATGACTTACTCAATACGCGGCAGGGCAGCGTAGCGGCGCTGCCGGAGTATGGCTTGCCGGATTTCAACGACCTGGTGTTCTTGTTTCCCAACGCCATCGCCCGAATCAGTCGTTCCATCCGTGAAAGCATCGAACGTTTCGAGCCTCGCCTGGAAGCTGTGCGGGTGGAGCATTGCGCCGATCCGTCCGATCCGCTGCGGCTGAAATTCACAATCCGGGCACAACTGGCCGGCTGCCATGACCCCGTGGTGTTCAGCACCGTGTTGGATGGCAGTGGCCACGTCGTGATTCGCTCATGA